The DNA segment CGGCGCTGTCTACCAAGAGACTAAGAAGGCCAGCTTCTATAAGGGGTTTAGAGTGAAAATGACCGACATGGGGAGCTAACCACTTGCGGACAAGGCGGGAGAGGAGCGGCCGGCAGACCACAATAAGGGTGACTGCGGTAGCAATGGCGCCTGCAAATATGCGGGCCAGCACATAAATGTGTTCCTCGTCTTGCAAGAGAACCCTGCCTACCAAGAACACAATAGGAACGAGAAGGATGAGGTAGGAGGTGGCACTCACTAAGACAAAGGCACTCGAGACGAAGGTGTGTTCTGAGGGCTTAATGTCGTGGTGGTCCAAGTCCTTAGTGAGGGTGTATTGAGCAACTGAGAAGCCACCCGGGATGAAGGGAGAAAGAAAGAACCGCTTTAAGTAGAGGACGATGGCTTCCCTAAAGGGGATATCTTTCTCCAGGGAGCGGTAACACGCGCGGATCACGGCTGATTGGATGAGCACTATACAGACGGAAGTGGCGAAGGCTACTAGGAGGTACTCAGGACGAGCCCCGTGAAAGGCTTTACTGATGCTTTGGAGCTCCGCACCGTTCCTTACGAAAAAGATGCCTCCCAGGACCATGAGGAGGAGTGCAAACAGGGTGCGGATAATACTTGTCCACGCGATGCGCATATACAGATATCCTACCTGAAACTATCTTTATTAGGGAGGGATGGTTCTACGGGAGCTTTTTTGCTATTGTGAAGCCCGCATCATATGGTTTGAGGATGTTTCGTTCGCACCTTACTTGCGCTTGCGACGTATGCACTAGCACCCGCGTTACTTCGTAACTCATGCACTCGCACAACTCATGCACTCGCACCCGCGTTACTTCGTAACGCTGGAGCTCGTTCGCGGTCCGCCTCTGAGTGCAAGCACTCACGGCGTTCGCTCACTCGCACCCGTAGCTCAGTGGATAGAGCGTCTGGTTCCGGTCCAGAAGGCCGCAGGTTCGATCCCTGCCGGGTGCACCAAAGAGAGCGAGGCATGTTTGCAACTAGCGCGCAAAGGGAAGAAATGCCTGAATACACCTCCGGTGTATGCTAATAGTTGCAAACATACCTCACCGTCTTTAATTCTCACTTGTGAAACCTATCATCGTTCAGCCTTCAGAGGCATACGAACTCATCGACAGCGGTAACGGCCTTCGTTTGGAGCGCTTTGGCCAGCACACCATTGTACGGCCAGACCCTTCAGTCCTGTGGCAACCTACCACGCCTAGTCATCCAGCATGGATCAATCCCGATGCTACTTTTGTCGATACAGAAAAAGAGCGCTGGCGCCTGCGTAAGCCACAACTGGCCAATGGGTGGGAAGTCTCTTTTGAAGGCGGGGCAAAAGTCCTGGTCAGGCCAACTCCTTTCCGGCACGTTGGCGTGTTCCCGGAGCAAGAAGCCAACTGGGCTTGGCTTAGGTCCAAGCTGAAGAGGGCAGACAAGCCGAAGGTCCTTAACCTTTTCGGCTATACCGGCGTGGCAAGCATTATAGCGGCCCAAGCGGGTGCCCTTGTTACCCATGTAGACTCGTCCAAGAGCACGGTTTTTTGGGCAAGTGACAACGCAAAGCGTTCAGCGCTAGGTGAGAAGGGAATTCGTTGGATGGTAGATGACGTACAGAAGTTTGTTAAGCGTGAGCTAAGGCGCGGCGCAACGTACGATCTCATTATCATGGACCCTCCTGTCTTTGGCCGTGGCGCAAAAGGCGAAGTCTGGCGCCTTGAGGAACACCTGGGTCCCTTGTTAACGGATATAGCAAGCCTTCTTTCACCAAACCCTATTGGGTTTTGCCTTAACTTTTACGCAACCTCACTTTACCCAGAGGCAGTTGCCCGTCTTACCCAAGAAGCACTTGGCGACAGGACTGGTGACCTAGGTCTGTACAGCTTGTGCCTAGGGGAAAGCGAGAGTGGAAAAGCTCTTCCTACAGGCTACTGCGTCCGGTCGGAATAACGGCAAGTTTTTGTCACTGGTTTGGTGGAATGAAGCGGTAGCGTAAGGCTACCGCTTCGGGTATCTACCAGGTCGACGGAGCGGTTTCATTTCTAACGAAACTGCTATGCGACGAAAACGTATTACGTACCGTGTTTTTCTAGCCCTACTTGCGGCTGCGCTCTGGCTTGGGTTCTTAGTTGAGGGGAGCCATGCTCTCTATACAGACCAGGTTCAACTCACTGGGAACAGTGTCGTGAGTGGTACTGCCAACCTCCTTATTAGCAACTCGCAAAACCCAAGCTCTAGCCTGTTTGAAAAGTCCAGAGCTGGTTTTACCAGTGACCTGAGCCCAGGAGAAAGCTTTGAGAAATTCTTTTTCCTCAAGAATGCTAGCGATGGCAACGTAGACTTTAAAATCTACATCACCACTGCAATCCCAGGGGGCAGTACCCCGTTGACCAGTGCCATATTCCTTTCCTTCGTAGAGGTAGACAGTGAGGGTAACCCCATTGGCCAAGAGTTTAGGACGTCGGTTTCAGCGGGCCAGAGCATGGTGCAAGACAGCGGCTTTGTGGTACCCAAGGGCTCTACGCACCGGTATCGTCTCGCTACCAGCCTCGATTCCACCTATGCCCAACAGGGTCAGGCGGGGCAGTACGATATCATCTTCACTGGTAACCAGGTCCTTAACTAAGTGCAATGGTTAACCGTTTAGTCACCCTTCTTTTCCTGGTTGGGGTAGTAATTACCCTTTTGACAGCTTTTCCAGTTCTTTCCCATAAAACCTATGTGGTGGTGTCGGGGAGTATGGGGAAAAATGTGCCAAAGGGCAGCCTTATCATTACACGTACGCAAAACGCGTACCGGGTTGGGGACATTGTTACCTTCCCCTTGCCGGGGAGTAGGCACGAAACGGTGACGCACAGGGTAGTCTCTGTCCGCCAGAGCAGTCGGGGTGAGTATTTGGAGACAAAGGGAGATGCAAACCCCAATGGCGACGGGTGGAAAATCCCTACAGAGGCGGTACTGGGCAGGGTAAGCCTTGTAATCCCGTATATCGGGCACGTGGCCTTTGCCCTCCAGTCCCTTCCCGGGTACCTTTTCTTTGCACTCGTGACCTTACTCTTCATTGTTCTTCCACTCATACGCGAGGCGGCACAGAGTTTCACTCATTTTTCTGAGGGTCGGTAATTACATCGACCCTCAGAATGAGGAAAGTACTTTAACCTGGAAAACGTAATTTTAATGCCATTTCTTATAATAGGTTGATGGTCGATCTATGTCACTTTTCCGATCCCTGCTAGCATGACGGCATGAAGATCTACACAAAAACAGGCGATGGGGGTGACACGGGCCTTTACGGTGGTGAGCGCCGGCCAAAAGATGACCCGCGCATTGTTGCTTACGGTGATGTAGACGAGCTTCAAGCGGTTTTGGGCCTTGCCCGGGCGTATGCCAATAAGAGACCGGACATTAGTGACGTGCTCTACGCCATCCAGCAGGACTGCTTTGTCATCTGTGCGGAACTTGCCCGTACGGAAACAAAAAAGGCCCGCAAGGACCCTGTACTGGGCTTGGAGCGGGTCGTTTGGCTGGAAGAGTCCATAGATGCCTTCGATGCCACCCTTCCGGTCCTTACGGCTTTTATCGTGCAAGGTGGCGCACTACTTGGCGCCCACTTGCATGTTGCCCGTACGGTGGGGAGAAGGGCAGAGCGTTCCGTAATAGGGTTAGCGCATACAGAAAACGTATCACAAGTAGTGCGCACCTACCTTAACCGGCTGTCCGACCTCTTGTTTGTATTAGCTCGCACGGCTAACCACCAAGATGGTTCCCCAGAAGAGGAGTTGCACGCAAGCTAGGGTTTCTTTGCAGGCGTGGCCGGGGTATCTGCGGTTGAGGCAAAGTTCCCGAATGTGGTGGCGAGCCGGATGATAAAGAAGGTGCCCATCATAACGATGATCCCGATAACGGCGTTAATAATGCCGGACCGGGCTAGCTTTGCTTTTTCTGCACTGCCTCCAGCGGTGATATAGGTGATGCCGCTCCAGAGGAGGTAGATGATTGCGAGTATCCCTCCAATCAGGAAAAGGAAGTCCACAATGTTTGTGGTCATTTTTTCAATAAGCGAAATGGCATTGGCACCACCAGAAGGATCAGGGGTTCCTTTAGGCTTAATGGAAATATCCGCAGCCTGGGCTATTGGAAGCAAGTAGTGGAGGAAACTCATAGCTTCAGTATACGAAGCGCTTTTTTTGAATACAAACATTCTTTCCCCAATTCTTTCCCCATGTGGAAAACAGTGTGGAAACAATAAACCGAACATAGGTTTGAAAAGGTATGATGATATCATACAAAAATACTTTAAACCTGGAGACTGAGTGTAATTTGGGTTACTACCCCTCCTTCGTGTGGCAAGCCCCAGCCCTCTCAGGGCCTTACAGGGCGCCAAAAAAGCACCTGTTTCCAGGTGCTTTTGTTTGTATCAGCTGCCGATTACCGACTAATCAAAGTAAAGGGTATGGTTCTTGGCACGCAACAGCTTCACTTCTTCAGCGCGGTGACGCATGTACCGGCCTAGGGAGTGGGTTTGGTATTGGGTAATAAGGTCTGCAACGTGTTCGCCCCCTAGAAGGTGGGGCAGAATGACGTAGTCGGCACCCTTGGCGTAGTAAGCGAGCGCATAGTCAATCTCATGAGCGGTCACAATGAGCTTAACCTTAGGGTTCTTTTTCTTGATCTGCTCGATGAGGAAGAGCGTTTCCTCGTGGTGAGGGATGGTGGAGACAACCATGGAGGCACGTTCCATGTGGATGGCATCAAAGATCTCATCGTCTTCCACATCGCCGTAAACACAGTCGATTCCTACTGAGCGGAGCTTACTGATTATCTCTGGGTTAAAGTCTACAACTACGGTGCGATGATGCAGCTGGTGGAGCTTCTTCAGGATGTGATACCCCATGCGGTGGTAGCCAAAGATAACGATGTGGTCAGTGAGGCGTTCCTCAATCTCTGCCGTGACATGCTCGTGGTGGTCATGGGAGTGCCGCTCCAAGGAGGTGAGAGGCTTGCGTAGGAGGCGGTACAAGGCGTTCCGGTGTCCAAACAGGATAGTTGAGAAGAAGACGGAAGCAACCATCGTGAAAGTGACGGCAGAGGATATCTCCGCCGATACCTGGCCTTGGCGCACACCGAGGGTAATAAGGATAAGGGAGAACTCGGAAATTTGGCTCTGGGTGACTGCGGTAAGGAAGGCGGTGCGGCTGCGGTACTTGTTGGCGGTCAGGGTAAGGAAGCTGATAACTGGCTTCACGAGGACTGCCAAGATGGTGAGGCCAA comes from the Verrucomicrobiia bacterium genome and includes:
- a CDS encoding lysylphosphatidylglycerol synthase transmembrane domain-containing protein; the protein is MRIAWTSIIRTLFALLLMVLGGIFFVRNGAELQSISKAFHGARPEYLLVAFATSVCIVLIQSAVIRACYRSLEKDIPFREAIVLYLKRFFLSPFIPGGFSVAQYTLTKDLDHHDIKPSEHTFVSSAFVLVSATSYLILLVPIVFLVGRVLLQDEEHIYVLARIFAGAIATAVTLIVVCRPLLSRLVRKWLAPHVGHFHSKPLIEAGLLSLLVDSAGMLLLWSALHSLGIQVAVEIAAAAYVLTALVLTASPLFQGLVVVESALVFFLGKAGVPTADALAGTLIFRGFQLWLPLLVGGFVYVWPLWHKAKSHLGIE
- a CDS encoding cob(I)yrinic acid a,c-diamide adenosyltransferase; the protein is MKIYTKTGDGGDTGLYGGERRPKDDPRIVAYGDVDELQAVLGLARAYANKRPDISDVLYAIQQDCFVICAELARTETKKARKDPVLGLERVVWLEESIDAFDATLPVLTAFIVQGGALLGAHLHVARTVGRRAERSVIGLAHTENVSQVVRTYLNRLSDLLFVLARTANHQDGSPEEELHAS
- a CDS encoding pilin; this translates as MSFLHYLLPIAQAADISIKPKGTPDPSGGANAISLIEKMTTNIVDFLFLIGGILAIIYLLWSGITYITAGGSAEKAKLARSGIINAVIGIIVMMGTFFIIRLATTFGNFASTADTPATPAKKP
- a CDS encoding class I SAM-dependent methyltransferase; amino-acid sequence: MKPIIVQPSEAYELIDSGNGLRLERFGQHTIVRPDPSVLWQPTTPSHPAWINPDATFVDTEKERWRLRKPQLANGWEVSFEGGAKVLVRPTPFRHVGVFPEQEANWAWLRSKLKRADKPKVLNLFGYTGVASIIAAQAGALVTHVDSSKSTVFWASDNAKRSALGEKGIRWMVDDVQKFVKRELRRGATYDLIIMDPPVFGRGAKGEVWRLEEHLGPLLTDIASLLSPNPIGFCLNFYATSLYPEAVARLTQEALGDRTGDLGLYSLCLGESESGKALPTGYCVRSE
- a CDS encoding signal peptidase I, with translation MVNRLVTLLFLVGVVITLLTAFPVLSHKTYVVVSGSMGKNVPKGSLIITRTQNAYRVGDIVTFPLPGSRHETVTHRVVSVRQSSRGEYLETKGDANPNGDGWKIPTEAVLGRVSLVIPYIGHVAFALQSLPGYLFFALVTLLFIVLPLIREAAQSFTHFSEGR